One part of the Bdellovibrio sp. KM01 genome encodes these proteins:
- the mtgA gene encoding monofunctional biosynthetic peptidoglycan transglycosylase, with product MKAVLFKLRKVLFKAALLFAVTSIGLVLLYRFVPVYVTPLMVIRSVQSVFSDKFVGINHDWVPLEQISPAMQKAVLKAEDYRFFDHNGFDFDAIEKAMKYNKTHKRSRGASTISQQTAKNVFLWPTRDWFRKGLEAYFTVLIEFTWPKERIMEVYLNVIEMGPGVYGVEAASQKYFKRSAKNISATQASLIAAVLPNPRRFRIDRPSNYVVRRQQRILYRVSPPFPREERASFLDFLDLKFESDEAQD from the coding sequence TTGAAAGCAGTCTTGTTTAAACTTAGAAAAGTTCTTTTTAAAGCTGCTCTGCTTTTCGCTGTAACCAGTATTGGTTTGGTTCTTTTGTATCGTTTCGTTCCTGTTTATGTGACACCTTTGATGGTGATCCGTTCCGTTCAATCCGTATTTTCAGATAAATTCGTCGGCATCAATCATGACTGGGTCCCTTTGGAGCAAATTTCACCAGCCATGCAAAAAGCTGTGTTGAAAGCCGAAGACTATCGCTTCTTTGATCACAATGGTTTTGATTTTGATGCGATCGAAAAAGCCATGAAATATAACAAGACCCACAAACGCAGTCGCGGTGCGAGCACAATCTCACAGCAAACGGCAAAAAATGTTTTTCTGTGGCCGACCCGTGATTGGTTTCGTAAAGGACTGGAAGCTTACTTCACGGTGCTCATCGAGTTCACCTGGCCCAAAGAGCGCATCATGGAAGTTTATCTTAATGTGATCGAGATGGGTCCCGGCGTTTATGGTGTTGAAGCAGCTTCGCAAAAGTACTTTAAAAGAAGTGCCAAAAATATTTCTGCAACTCAGGCAAGTTTGATCGCTGCTGTTTTGCCGAATCCACGTCGTTTTCGCATTGATCGTCCCTCCAATTATGTTGTTCGTCGTCAGCAACGCATTCTGTATCGCGTGAGTCCACCTTTTCCTCGCGAAGAGCGCGCGTCCTTTTTGGATTTTCTGGATTTAAAGTTTGAATCCGACGAAGCTCAAGACTAA
- a CDS encoding protease encodes MNTKRVLIVLASLFLSYASHANEFDEGSGEFDAPARPGYSEADIQKKIENEMAIACSGNLCKVVGQDNQGSGWTVQFQVGYGNNNNNGNGDTIYIGGNNNNGNNDAYASVTVTYRNFKCHSNLLVTPAVYRFVNTYLYNMVNSDGSVKRNFSPADQTVILFYTTMLNKVSACGMGGVVN; translated from the coding sequence ATGAATACTAAACGCGTACTAATCGTGTTGGCATCGCTATTTCTAAGCTACGCCTCTCATGCAAATGAGTTCGATGAAGGATCGGGGGAGTTCGATGCTCCGGCAAGACCGGGATACAGTGAAGCGGATATTCAGAAGAAGATCGAGAACGAGATGGCCATCGCTTGTTCTGGGAATTTGTGCAAGGTCGTAGGCCAGGATAATCAAGGATCTGGTTGGACGGTTCAGTTTCAAGTCGGATACGGTAACAACAATAACAACGGTAACGGCGATACGATTTATATCGGCGGAAACAATAACAACGGCAATAACGATGCCTATGCCAGTGTGACCGTGACTTACAGAAATTTCAAATGTCATTCCAACTTGTTGGTGACACCCGCAGTTTATCGCTTTGTGAATACTTACCTTTACAACATGGTCAATTCAGACGGTTCTGTGAAGAGAAACTTCTCTCCTGCTGATCAAACGGTGATTTTGTTTTACACGACAATGTTGAACAAGGTCAGCGCGTGCGGCATGGGTGGCGTGGTTAATTAG
- a CDS encoding NADH:flavin oxidoreductase/NADH oxidase translates to MNQSRLFSPLKLRSIELKNRIAVSPMCMYSAVNGVPNDWHMVHLGSRAVGGAGLVIVEATGVRPDGRISPGCLGLWNEEQLEKFKPIAQFMKNQGTVAGIQLAHAGRKSSTDLAWKGGKPLTPEQGAWTTMGPSALPFAEGWHTPHALTIPEIKQLIQDFVHSADLALQAGFQLIELHMAHGYLMHEFLSPLSNHRTDDYGGSLENRMRFPLEVAAAVRKLWPAELPLFVRISATDWVENGWDLEQSIAFAKELKKQGVDLIDCSTGGSVPKAQIPVGPGYQVPFAEGVRNGANIATGAVGMITDPHNAEEILQSGKADLILMAREMLRDPYWPLHAAKKLGVDVTWPVQYGRVNA, encoded by the coding sequence ATGAATCAGTCTCGACTCTTTAGCCCGCTTAAACTTCGTTCAATTGAACTTAAAAATCGCATCGCGGTTTCTCCCATGTGCATGTATTCAGCCGTAAACGGCGTGCCCAATGACTGGCATATGGTTCACCTGGGTTCTCGTGCCGTCGGTGGAGCGGGTCTGGTTATCGTAGAAGCAACGGGGGTTCGTCCAGACGGTCGCATTTCTCCAGGCTGTCTAGGCCTTTGGAACGAGGAGCAGCTGGAAAAGTTTAAACCCATTGCTCAGTTTATGAAAAACCAAGGCACTGTGGCGGGAATACAACTAGCCCACGCCGGTCGTAAATCTTCCACCGATCTTGCCTGGAAAGGCGGCAAACCTCTGACTCCAGAACAAGGGGCATGGACCACCATGGGCCCCAGCGCCCTCCCGTTCGCCGAAGGTTGGCACACTCCCCATGCCTTGACCATCCCAGAAATTAAGCAATTGATTCAAGACTTCGTGCACTCGGCAGACTTGGCTTTGCAGGCCGGATTTCAATTAATCGAACTGCACATGGCCCATGGTTATTTGATGCACGAGTTTTTATCTCCCCTATCCAATCACCGCACTGACGATTACGGTGGCAGTTTGGAAAATCGCATGCGCTTTCCTTTGGAAGTCGCGGCAGCGGTTCGTAAATTATGGCCGGCAGAACTTCCTTTATTTGTCAGAATTTCTGCCACAGACTGGGTGGAAAATGGTTGGGATCTTGAACAAAGCATTGCCTTTGCGAAGGAACTTAAAAAACAGGGCGTGGATCTGATCGACTGCTCGACCGGTGGCAGTGTTCCGAAAGCCCAAATTCCTGTGGGTCCCGGTTACCAGGTTCCCTTTGCAGAGGGCGTCCGCAATGGAGCCAACATCGCCACAGGGGCCGTGGGAATGATTACAGATCCTCACAATGCCGAAGAAATTCTGCAATCCGGGAAGGCTGACTTAATTTTAATGGCCCGGGAGATGCTCCGTGACCCTTATTGGCCGTTACACGCTGCCAAAAAGCTGGGCGTCGATGTGACATGGCCCGTGCAATACGGTAGAGTGAACGCATGA